The DNA segment ACAGGGCTAGCGAGCCAACACTATATTCCAGCAGCATTTGGATTCCACTGAGGTAAACAATGACATAGCTTGGAATCTAGCACGTAACTTTCACTATCCCAACACAATTTCTGGTTTGTCCACATAGAATAAGTTTTACTGCCCAGGGCTTGGATCACTGAGCTGCGACATCAACAGTCACATCGCTGCGGGTTTGACCAGTTGTACTTCCCTTTTTTCAGACTGTAAAGGAATTGTTCAGTCTCTCTGTAAACATGGATTCACGCACAGACACGCACATACATCGGGTTATTTACCTTGACCACGGTATATTTAGTAGTCAAATTCATCAGTGCATCCTGGTACCATCAGGAGTTGATCTCCATCATTGTAAACATTTCTGTTGTGTAAGCCAGCTGAGCTTCCTCTTATGATTAGATCATTCTGTGTAGGTGTACACAAACACTACCCGGTGTAGAGTTGTGTAAGCTCACAAGCACAGAAAATAGGCCTTTTCTCTGTTCaaccccaacacacactcacatatacacacacatacacgtacaCACTTTTCACTCTCGCTGTCATCTGTCTCACTCTCACCTTCCCACTCCCTCTGTTCCACCTCTCTGTTGCTTTAACCGTCTCcttacctctctttctctcatctcTTTCACTCCCCTGCTCATCCCTAACTATCTCTTTGCTCTATATCTAAGAAATTATGCAGTTtttgctcttcctcctctggcGGGTGTGCAGCTGGCCATGAATCGGTCCGTGCAGAGGTCCATGATGGCCAGTTATCCCAGAGGGGCTGTAGCGATGGCGCAGCTCCTCGTTGTTGATGTAGCAAAGCTGCACGGGCCGAGGGATGGGTTCACCCAGGAAATAGCCCTCGTCTCCCTCGGACtcggaggaagaggagcagctgGAGCACCAGGGGTCAGCAGCCTCCATGTAGCCATCGCCCCAGCATGGCCCACCCAGCCCCACAGGTTGCCAGCCAGCATTCTGCAGGGTGAGATCAGAGGTGGTGCGGGGGCAGGGCCGGTGGGGCTGCTGTCTGTAACCACCAGGATCCAGACCAAACAACTCCCGATTAGCGCTACCAGAGGGGAAGCGATCATAATCCTCCTGGACGCGGCGGTAGGGTAGCTCTACCAATTGAGCAGGCCGGTCCGCCACCAGGTGCAGGGCATTGTCAGAGCGGGAGCGGCGAGAGCGTTTGTGGTGGCGCCCACTGCGGTGCTGCCCATTACCATGGTTCCCACGGTGGTGTTTGCGGCGTCTTGGTTGTGGCTGCTGTTGCTGTGACACGGATTCCTGCGCGCTGATGCGTCGGCGGGGCATTCTGTCGCTCATAGGAGCCATCCGCAGGTTTCCACTGCTGCCCATCACCCCGACGTGACCTTTGCTGTCGAAGCCCAGCGGCTGCGGGCCATCCCAGTACTGCAGAGGGTAGCCAACTCTCAGTGGAGTGTACATGTTATTGTTGTAGGGGCGAGAAGAGGACAGTGACTCTGTGCTGTGAAACTGGACTGAGGAGCTGAGGGTGCCCATGTTGCTCTTTTCAGACACATTCACGCCCGAGTCCTTGCTCAGGTCAGGCATGGAGAACCTGGACAAATGCTCCTGACGCTTAGTGACCCCATCCAGAGAGTTGCctgctaaaataaaaataaagtacatGTCAGATTTTCACTGAATTtggtaatatatattttattgtacCACACTGTGTCATTTACATCACTGTACCTGTCGCATTGGACATAGTGAGGGAGTCCATGGATCCACGAGGAGTCTGCTCTAGAGGAGTGAGGGGCTCATTGAAGCTCATGGCATTGATGGGATTCCTCCTGGTCAGCGGGGGTCTGCCGTCTCTCTGGAATCCGTGCAGGCTGATGCTCCTCTTGTCGGAGAAGCCCTGGTTCTGGCTAGACATCTCATTGAAGCTCATCTGGGTGCGTAGCTTGTTGGGCCTGAACTCATCCTGGCTGTGGTGGGTCCAGTTTTCATTAAAGGAGTGGCCCCTCAGAGCAGCCATAGGGGTCCTCTTGGCGTTGCCTTGTTCCTTCCCCCAGGAATCAGGCCTCTTCCCTCCGTTGGCAGCAGTCTGAGCGTTTGCGTTGGGGTTGTAGCCCTGCCTCGGGTTACACTGACCCAGCAAATGTATGGGTGCTGGTGTGGGGGAGGGTTCCCTCTGGGGGCCCTCATAGGCAGCAGGGACGTAGGGGTCATCCCGGCTCATCCACACCTGGTTAAGGCTCGGGGCACGGCTCGGAGTGCGGCTGGGCGTGCGGTTTGGCGTCCTGCTCGGGGTCTGGCTAGATGAGAGGCTTAAGCGGTCCATCTGAACAGAGAGGGGATCGATTTCAGCAGACAGACGGTCGGGCATGGGTGGAGGAGCTGACTGGCGGCCCTCAGAACTCCGCCGCTCCTGCTCAGCATTCCTGCGCTCCTTTTTGCCAATCTTGGTGCTGTGGCGGGATTCACGGGAACGGGCACTTTGGAAGGCTGAGTCTGAGGAGTCGGATTCATCTGGATCCTGATTGGTTCAAATAAAAGGGATTAATACAGTTACTGAATGTCTCCTTCAAAACATATATAAATAAGTCATATATTTGGTCACCCACCTGTCCAGCGCTGCAGGACCGTGAGCAAAATATCTGCCCCTGCTTTGGCAGGAAGGGGCGGCCCAGCAGGGAGCGCTTGCAACGGGCACAGCAAAAACACTCCTCAGTTGCATGCCAGTGCTGCCCATCATATGTCATCTGGCCTTGATCAATGCCTTTTGATAAGATGGGAAAAAACATACCATAAGCAGGTATATTAGTTAATACACATGGGGTCCAGCATTAGCTgcttaacaaaggtaatgtgaTGGCAGCTTTTGCCAGTACtactgtaaaaatgttattCTACAAAGTCTGAGCTGCTAATGAACACAACCCACAGTCTCATTTTAGCCATTAGCCAGTAGGTTAAGCTCATTTTTGTCAGAATTGCCACTTAGTGCTGAAATGGAGTGAAAAaagagcttttttttcctcctaaaGGAAAACATTTGTGATTCTGTGCCCATACATGATCGCTCAATTTGTGATGGTGCGAATACATTTCACCAGCCCTGCTCTCCAGCAAGTGGAAGTAATCATCTTTCACAGCTCCCATCTGGATACATCATGGGAGCATCCTCTGAAACACACTCTTTCACTGTTACTGGAGCTTGGGATGATAATAACTATCCACATCTCACTGCACTGACTCCGCCTCTCCACAGCTGTGGCACGGCTCACAGAGCTGATAACACCCACACTTACAATAAATGGCTGTTTTTTTCCAGGATGTTAGTGTTAAAAAATCatgttggtgtgtttttgtaacGGTTCATACATGTTGGAGGATTCAAAGCAGCAATTAAACATGTGCTGTACCTATGTGCTCTCCACAGGCGTCACAGTACTCTGCGTAAAGGGACTCGAagcagttgcagcagtgtggcCTTCCGTCCTTCATGATGTAGCGCTGGCCGCCGAGGGTGGTCTCACACTCGTAGCAGCAGAAGTGCTTCATGTGCCAGTGCCTGCCCTCTGCCTCAGTGCATTCATCAGCAAAGATTATCTGCATGACAAAGACATCACACTCATCAGCTAGGATATTCATCACAGAGATTACATGAAAATTTGAGCTGGTTTTGAAGCAGTTTTACACCTGTTTGCAGAGATGAATTTAATGTtgctgaagaagaaaaataatctaGTGTAGTGCTGATGTTTGAGTCCCTCAGGGCACCATCTGTGGCCCATTGTTATCTTCATAATATTTTGTATCACCCCTAGGACAGTGGTTCTTATCCTTTTTGCCCTATGACACCTTAAGATGAAGCAATGTCTTCTTGTAAACCCATCGTCACATGTTGCAAGTAACTTTTCCCCCTCTCTTGTTTCATAATTTTAAAGACTAGAAAGAAAAACTAAGCAGTATTTTATGGACAACAAcagcttttttcttcttttttattccCCTCATAACCCATCAGAGTTCCCTCTTGGTGAGGTCCCGATATATCTCTAGGATATGCCATCCAAAAGAAAAACCATTGGGTTTCCAGTTAATCTAATAAAATCCCTCCTAAATGTCTTTTATGACCTTTAAACTGGATGTAGGATTTGAAACTATTTCCAGAATTATTGTTTCTATAATAACTGCTCACTATATTTCAACACCAGCTAACGAAAACCCTGAGAGGCaaggttaaagaaaaaaaatgtcggCAACGTTGTTTATGACACATACATAGGATACTGGCCAACAATgctcataaaaaaaatcaccttgcTTTTCAGAGCTGACAGAAATCTTGACATCACACCAGACAAACGCGTGAGTACAGAATAATTtaccaaacaaacaacaatctGACAATTCATATGAATAAAAGTGGACCCCTGGAATACTGCATATTGCTataccttaaa comes from the Epinephelus lanceolatus isolate andai-2023 chromosome 8, ASM4190304v1, whole genome shotgun sequence genome and includes:
- the LOC117258946 gene encoding prickle-like protein 2; protein product: MSLEMEKTITKLMYDFQRNSTSDDDSGCALEEYAWVPPGLSPEQVHQYYNSLPEEKVPYINSPGEKYRIKQLLHQLPPHDNEVRYCNSLDEEEKRELKLFSNQRKKDNLGRGSVRPFPLTITGAICDKCGGQINGGDIVVFAARAGHGKCWHPHCFVCSMCEELLVDLIYFYQDGKILCGRHHAERLKPRCCACDEIIFADECTEAEGRHWHMKHFCCYECETTLGGQRYIMKDGRPHCCNCFESLYAEYCDACGEHIGIDQGQMTYDGQHWHATEECFCCARCKRSLLGRPFLPKQGQIFCSRSCSAGQDPDESDSSDSAFQSARSRESRHSTKIGKKERRNAEQERRSSEGRQSAPPPMPDRLSAEIDPLSVQMDRLSLSSSQTPSRTPNRTPSRTPSRAPSLNQVWMSRDDPYVPAAYEGPQREPSPTPAPIHLLGQCNPRQGYNPNANAQTAANGGKRPDSWGKEQGNAKRTPMAALRGHSFNENWTHHSQDEFRPNKLRTQMSFNEMSSQNQGFSDKRSISLHGFQRDGRPPLTRRNPINAMSFNEPLTPLEQTPRGSMDSLTMSNATAGNSLDGVTKRQEHLSRFSMPDLSKDSGVNVSEKSNMGTLSSSVQFHSTESLSSSRPYNNNMYTPLRVGYPLQYWDGPQPLGFDSKGHVGVMGSSGNLRMAPMSDRMPRRRISAQESVSQQQQPQPRRRKHHRGNHGNGQHRSGRHHKRSRRSRSDNALHLVADRPAQLVELPYRRVQEDYDRFPSGSANRELFGLDPGGYRQQPHRPCPRTTSDLTLQNAGWQPVGLGGPCWGDGYMEAADPWCSSCSSSSESEGDEGYFLGEPIPRPVQLCYINNEELRHRYSPSGITGHHGPLHGPIHGQLHTRQRRKSKNCIIS